In Populus trichocarpa isolate Nisqually-1 chromosome 12, P.trichocarpa_v4.1, whole genome shotgun sequence, a genomic segment contains:
- the LOC112323661 gene encoding uncharacterized protein LOC112323661, producing the protein MPNRLLPLRMDAVTVLTKQNAKLIPAILLLCYGDLILFFGQCRWPKFSTILLSKENREIIGGLELMSWMLLLLGRKAYALKFLKVIIQVMLMISSLKLLESDKYLSSWSVLDIGTGNGLLLHELAKQGFSDLTGVDYSEGSIKLARTLADRDGFSNINLLVCPNFNIIMKL; encoded by the exons ATGCCGAACAGATTACTACCTCTGAGAATGGATGCTGTCACAGTTCTCACCAAGCAGAATGCCAAATTGATCCCAGCGATTCTGTTGCTCTGTTATggagatttaattttattttttggacaaTGTCGATGGCCAAAATTCTCCACAATACTGCTTTCCAAGGAAAATAGGGAAATCATTGGAG GTTTGGAACTGATGTCGTGGATGTTGTTGCTTCTTGGACGAAAAGCCTATGCTTTGAAATTTCTCAAGGTCATAATCCAAGTCATGTTGATGATATCAAGTCTGAAACTGTTggagagtgataaatatttgtCCAGCTGGAGTGTACTTGACATCGGGACTGGCAACGGCTTACTCCTTCACGAACTCGCTAAGCAGGG GTTCTCTGATTTAACTGGAGTTGATTACAGTGAAGGTTCCATTAAACTGGCGCGGACGCTTGCTGATCGAGATGGGTTTTCGAATATCAACCTTCTGGTGTGTCCtaactttaatattattatgaaattataa